Proteins encoded together in one Deinococcus detaillensis window:
- a CDS encoding autotransporter outer membrane beta-barrel domain-containing protein, translating to MHTRQHMAGLALVSLTLLLTACGDGGTVTPPPPSGTAITSTADSGAGSLRDLLGSAKDGDTLKLASGTITLAGPLNVTKSVTLDLGSGVIDAAGKGRALEIPNGVIVTIKGGTLKGGTGAPITVQSIGLQALSVATYGGVLLNQGTLTLDGTAVTGGKANVGGGIANLKTGTLTLKGTSSVSGNTAQALPLDAKEDSGRGGGIFNSGTLKMEGGTVGGNSSVYVGGGIYTLGPGSITISGGVLSGNKCTYTVVDKPAEGCEGGAVYTTGLLTISGGTVRDNASTRFGGGIEVVGTTFNLSGGDISANTTLRAGGGVLLGEGTTMNYSGGTIQDNKATDLVEGGGGGILAFKAILKMSGGTIKGNSALTGGGIDAFTKNTVEISGGTIEGNATLANGNGGGINVNTGSTLNFTGGTIQNNTSAGNGGGVAISDSAGVLTISGTAKVSGNSARWGGGVIVNGAKMTLAGGSISGNIAVQTGGGVLDNGTVTMTGGEISGNSVPGNTGDGGGGVRLFAGSTFTASGGSIKNNTASFGGGIKTDEIYQTSPASIFTLAGATISGNTATENRGGGINNRGQLIIQSGSVTGNTAKMPGGGVFNAKVATYTQPGGSVTGNAPDNVFNEQ from the coding sequence ATGCATACACGGCAGCACATGGCAGGTCTGGCGCTGGTCTCACTCACGCTTTTGCTGACCGCCTGTGGTGATGGCGGTACCGTCACGCCGCCGCCACCATCCGGTACCGCCATCACCAGCACCGCTGACAGCGGCGCTGGCAGCCTGCGCGATCTGCTGGGCAGTGCCAAAGACGGCGACACCCTCAAGCTCGCTTCCGGCACGATTACCCTGGCTGGCCCGCTGAACGTCACCAAGAGTGTCACCCTGGATCTGGGCAGCGGCGTGATCGACGCCGCCGGAAAGGGCCGCGCCCTGGAAATCCCCAATGGCGTGATTGTCACCATCAAGGGCGGCACGCTCAAAGGCGGCACCGGAGCGCCCATCACCGTGCAGAGCATCGGCTTGCAGGCGCTGAGCGTCGCGACTTACGGCGGCGTGCTGCTCAATCAGGGAACACTGACGCTGGACGGCACGGCGGTTACGGGCGGTAAAGCCAACGTGGGCGGCGGGATTGCCAACCTCAAGACTGGCACACTGACGCTCAAGGGAACGAGCAGCGTGAGTGGCAACACGGCACAGGCCCTGCCCCTAGACGCGAAGGAGGACAGTGGCAGGGGTGGCGGCATCTTCAACTCCGGCACGCTGAAGATGGAGGGCGGTACTGTAGGCGGCAACAGCTCGGTCTACGTCGGCGGCGGTATCTATACTCTGGGGCCGGGCAGCATAACCATCAGCGGCGGCGTCCTCTCTGGCAACAAATGCACCTATACAGTCGTGGACAAGCCCGCCGAAGGCTGTGAGGGGGGCGCGGTCTATACCACTGGCCTCCTCACCATCTCTGGTGGCACGGTGCGTGACAACGCCAGTACGCGTTTCGGTGGCGGGATTGAAGTTGTTGGCACCACCTTCAATTTGTCGGGCGGCGACATCAGCGCCAATACCACTCTTCGGGCCGGTGGTGGCGTGCTGCTGGGCGAAGGGACCACCATGAACTATTCTGGTGGAACGATCCAGGACAACAAAGCCACCGATCTCGTGGAAGGCGGCGGCGGCGGCATCCTGGCTTTCAAGGCCATTCTCAAAATGAGTGGCGGCACCATCAAGGGCAACTCGGCGCTGACGGGCGGCGGCATCGACGCCTTCACCAAAAATACTGTGGAAATCAGCGGCGGCACCATTGAGGGCAACGCCACCCTTGCAAATGGCAATGGTGGCGGTATCAACGTCAACACGGGCAGCACCCTCAACTTCACGGGCGGCACCATCCAGAACAACACCTCGGCCGGTAACGGCGGCGGCGTCGCCATCAGCGACAGTGCCGGAGTGCTCACCATCAGCGGCACGGCCAAAGTGAGTGGTAACAGCGCCCGCTGGGGTGGCGGCGTGATCGTCAACGGCGCGAAGATGACGCTGGCAGGCGGCAGCATCAGCGGCAACATCGCCGTGCAGACGGGCGGAGGCGTACTGGACAACGGCACCGTTACCATGACCGGCGGCGAGATCAGCGGCAACAGCGTACCGGGCAACACAGGTGACGGCGGAGGCGGTGTACGCCTGTTCGCAGGGAGTACCTTCACAGCCAGTGGCGGCAGCATCAAGAACAACACAGCCTCTTTCGGGGGTGGGATCAAAACCGACGAAATTTACCAGACTTCGCCTGCCTCCATCTTTACCCTGGCTGGAGCCACCATCAGCGGCAACACGGCCACCGAAAATCGGGGCGGCGGCATCAACAATCGGGGCCAATTGATCATTCAGAGCGGCAGCGTGACGGGCAACACGGCCAAGATGCCAGGCGGCGGCGTGTTTAACGCCAAAGTCGCTACCTACACCCAACCCGGCGGCAGCGTGACGGGCAATGCGCCCGACAATGTGTTCAACGAGCAGTAA